The following coding sequences are from one Candidatus Woesearchaeota archaeon window:
- a CDS encoding DUF2683 family protein: MVQAMIQISESVNQILNIVKARYNLKDKSEAIEKVVADYGGELLEPELRPEFIERMKRVAKEKTIKIGTLENFRKRYGMS, from the coding sequence ATGGTGCAGGCAATGATCCAAATTTCGGAAAGTGTAAACCAAATACTGAATATTGTAAAAGCGAGGTATAACCTTAAAGATAAATCTGAAGCTATAGAAAAGGTTGTAGCTGATTATGGGGGAGAACTTTTAGAGCCTGAACTAAGGCCCGAATTCATAGAAAGGATGAAAAGGGTAGCAAAAGAGAAAACCATAAAAATTGGCACTCTTGAGAATTTCAGAAAAAGATATGGCATGAGCTAA
- a CDS encoding glutamate--tRNA ligase has product MDIKQSVYKYALQNALKFEGKASQGAVIGKVLAEHPAFKPKIKEIAKETSEVIKKISKMGLDKIREELEVLAPELLEKKENVKKGLHDLEKAEMGKVVMRLAPYPSGPLHIGNARPAILNDEYVKKYEGKLLMIIDDTIGSEEKQLIKEAFDLIPEGLRWLGIDFEPSIIYKSDRLSIYYKYAEELIKKDKAYVCLCPAEELRKNRENSNECAHRKASAQENLKEWKNMLAKYKEGEAVLRLKTSMQHPNPAFRDRVLFRISEREHPKVGKKYKVWPMLELSWGIDDHLLGVTHVIRGKELMIESEMEKFIWDIFGWQHPVLIHTGLLKLEGVKISKSKSSKEVLSGEYRGWDDPRTWSLQSLKRRGIKPEAIRNFILSFGMTQSEITVPVDILYSENRKLIEKEANRYFFVEDPKKIKIEKAPIQVCELDLHPDFKERGAREFNTYTEFYIANDDFRQLKENKLYRLMDCLNFKKVKDRFVFESLEYEKYKDRGERIMHWLAAGKDLVNAEILMDDGSIKKGLAEKSVNDLGEGTIVQFERFAFCRLDKKEKDKFVFWFAHK; this is encoded by the coding sequence ATGGATATAAAGCAATCAGTCTACAAATACGCGCTTCAAAATGCCCTTAAATTCGAAGGAAAAGCAAGCCAGGGGGCAGTTATTGGGAAAGTTCTTGCAGAGCATCCTGCATTTAAGCCAAAGATCAAGGAAATAGCAAAGGAGACTTCTGAAGTTATAAAAAAGATCAGCAAAATGGGCTTGGATAAGATAAGAGAAGAGCTTGAAGTCCTTGCTCCTGAATTGCTGGAGAAAAAAGAGAATGTGAAAAAAGGGCTGCATGACCTTGAAAAAGCAGAAATGGGCAAAGTTGTCATGCGCCTCGCGCCTTATCCGTCCGGGCCGCTGCACATTGGCAATGCAAGGCCGGCAATACTTAATGATGAATACGTAAAAAAATACGAAGGAAAATTACTGATGATCATTGACGACACAATCGGCTCAGAGGAAAAGCAGCTGATCAAAGAGGCATTTGACCTTATTCCAGAAGGATTAAGATGGCTTGGCATTGATTTTGAGCCGAGCATAATCTACAAGTCAGACAGATTAAGCATTTATTACAAATATGCAGAGGAATTGATCAAAAAGGACAAAGCATATGTCTGCTTATGCCCGGCAGAAGAATTAAGGAAGAACAGGGAAAACAGCAACGAATGCGCGCATAGAAAAGCATCTGCGCAGGAAAATCTTAAAGAATGGAAAAACATGCTGGCAAAATACAAAGAAGGAGAGGCAGTTTTAAGGCTGAAAACCTCAATGCAGCATCCAAATCCTGCATTCAGGGACAGGGTTTTGTTCAGGATTTCTGAAAGAGAGCATCCTAAAGTTGGAAAAAAATACAAAGTCTGGCCAATGCTTGAACTGTCGTGGGGCATTGATGACCATCTTCTGGGTGTGACTCATGTTATAAGAGGAAAAGAGCTGATGATTGAAAGCGAAATGGAGAAGTTTATCTGGGATATTTTTGGCTGGCAGCATCCTGTTTTGATACATACTGGATTATTGAAATTGGAAGGGGTGAAGATAAGCAAATCAAAGTCCAGCAAGGAAGTTTTGTCCGGGGAATACAGGGGATGGGACGACCCAAGAACATGGAGCCTGCAGTCTTTAAAAAGAAGGGGCATAAAGCCCGAAGCAATAAGAAACTTTATTTTGAGCTTCGGCATGACGCAGAGTGAAATAACAGTTCCGGTTGATATTCTTTATTCTGAAAACAGGAAACTGATTGAAAAAGAAGCGAACAGGTACTTTTTTGTGGAAGACCCTAAGAAAATAAAAATAGAAAAAGCGCCGATACAAGTCTGCGAGCTTGACCTGCATCCTGATTTCAAGGAGAGAGGCGCAAGGGAATTTAACACGTACACTGAATTTTACATTGCGAATGATGATTTCAGGCAATTGAAGGAAAATAAGCTGTACAGGCTTATGGACTGCCTTAATTTTAAAAAAGTAAAAGATAGATTTGTTTTTGAATCGTTGGAATACGAAAAATACAAGGATAGAGGCGAGAGGATAATGCACTGGCTGGCTGCCGGGAAAGATCTGGTTAATGCAGAAATTCTTATGGATGACGGATCAATTAAAAAAGGGCTTGCAGAAAAATCAGTAAATGATCTTGGCGAAGGCACGATTGTCCAGTTTGAAAGGTTTGCATTCTGCAGGCTGGATAAAAAAGAAAAGGACAAGTTTGTGTTTTGGTTTGCGCACAAGTGA